In the genome of Pseudoglutamicibacter cumminsii, one region contains:
- the secE gene encoding preprotein translocase subunit SecE, whose translation MTETPAQRKKRGFFGAISLFFAQVIQELRKVVSPTRKELVNYWFVVLMFVVIVMVMVGLLDFVFGKIAVWSFTR comes from the coding sequence GTGACGGAAACCCCGGCGCAGCGCAAAAAGCGTGGCTTCTTTGGTGCGATTTCTCTGTTCTTTGCACAGGTGATCCAGGAACTGCGGAAAGTTGTTTCGCCAACCCGCAAGGAACTGGTGAACTACTGGTTTGTTGTCCTCATGTTCGTGGTCATTGTCATGGTCATGGTGGGTCTGCTGGACTTCGTGTTCGGCAAGATCGCCGTCTGGTCGTTTACACGATAG